The segment CTAATTCTGTGCAAGCGACAGCTGAAGCGGTGGAGCAATCAATGAATATCGCCCAAACAGTTCAAGAAACGGCAGATCATACTCAAGCGATCTCTAATGAAATGCTTTCAAACCTTGATGAGACAAATAAAGTAGTTCATTCACTTGTGGCAGGCCTTAAGCAATTGGCAGAGGAGAATAGCCGCTCCTTATCTTCCGTGAAAAGCTTGGAGGAAAATGCAGCGAAAATCGGTGATATTCTTAAGCTTGTTGGAACAATTGCAACGCAAACGAATCTTCTTGCTTTAAATGCATCTATAGAAGCTGCAAGAGCAGGGGAGCATGGTAAAGGCTTTGCAGTTGTTGCAGAAGAGGTCCGAGTTCTTGCGGATGAAAGTGCGAAAGCAGTTGATGGAGTAGCAGAGCTTATCGACAGCATGCAATCAGAGGTAAGAAATGTTGCCGTGCAAATTAAGAAGCAGGTGCAAAGCGCTAATGCAGAGGCAGAGCAAGGGGTAAGAACAAATGCTACACTTCAGGAAATGACAGCCATAGTGAAACAAATGGCAGATTCCACAAAACATATAACACAGCAGGTTCATCAGCAGATGGAGCAAATTGAACATACCTCCCGCCAGTCGCAGGAAGTGGCGGCAATAGCGGAGGAGACATCTGCGGGAACGCAACAGGTTATGATTATTGCAGAAAATCAAGCGAAGATTATTAATGAGGTTGATATGCTGACACTCGAGCTGCAAGAGCAGGCTGAACAGCTGAAAGAAACCATTACTAGATTTAAGGTTTAGTCTTTTCTTTACGAGTTTT is part of the Niallia taxi genome and harbors:
- a CDS encoding methyl-accepting chemotaxis protein; translation: MEKTASYKFSLRKKLALFITILALITYSTSAFFIYVLYPLLPGIGISAFVFNLITLTLGVLWSGFLAFLAAGFIIKPLQRLEKSAIKAAHGNLSEDVKLSSSDDEIRSLGTAYNDMLSNLREMVKSIEKNFNSTNATVKTITGKSQEAQEQTDSITRAVEEIAGGSEVAANSVQATAEAVEQSMNIAQTVQETADHTQAISNEMLSNLDETNKVVHSLVAGLKQLAEENSRSLSSVKSLEENAAKIGDILKLVGTIATQTNLLALNASIEAARAGEHGKGFAVVAEEVRVLADESAKAVDGVAELIDSMQSEVRNVAVQIKKQVQSANAEAEQGVRTNATLQEMTAIVKQMADSTKHITQQVHQQMEQIEHTSRQSQEVAAIAEETSAGTQQVMIIAENQAKIINEVDMLTLELQEQAEQLKETITRFKV